One region of Primulina tabacum isolate GXHZ01 chromosome 1, ASM2559414v2, whole genome shotgun sequence genomic DNA includes:
- the LOC142545240 gene encoding photosystem I reaction center subunit IV, chloroplastic, translating to MATCGMAAACGFVVAPNVTSNTTTPRPVMVSFYAKNNFNQSRLVARAAEGGLEPADAQPDPEPVAPAKEPKVEAKPAPVGPPRGSKVKILRKESYWFKGVGSVVAVDQDPKTRYPVVVRFNKVNYANVSTNNYALDEVELVP from the exons ATGGCGACCTGTGGCATGGCGGCAGCTTGTGGATTCGTGGTGGCACCGAATGTCACCTCCAACACAACCACCCCTAGACCCGTTATGGTTTCCTTCTACGCCAAGAACAACTTCAACCAGTCAAGGTTAGTGGCCCGCGCCGCCGAGGGTGGCTTGGAACCGGCGGACGCACAGCCTGATCCAGAACCAGTAGCCCCGGCAAAAGAGCCTAAAGTAGAAGCCAAGCCAGCACCAGTTGGCCCTCCTAGAGGCTCCAAG GTTAAAATTCTGAGGAAGGAATCGTACTGGTTCAAGGGTGTTGGCTCAGTTGTCGCGGTTGACCAG GATCCAAAGACTCGTTACCCAGTGGTGGTGAGGTTTAACAAAGTGAATTATGCGAATGTATCGACAAACAACTATGCATTGGACGAAGTTGAATTGGTTCCATAA
- the LOC142510749 gene encoding uncharacterized protein LOC142510749 → MVPFLEDKVGKWWEAISPAMTAAGPITCQRFKEAFLKLYYPAEVRLQKLSEFENFSQAPDMSVVEYTSQFNALGSYAPTIMADEVLKLHRFKKGLNSRIQSALAVYQPANFLDLMGAAIRAEADIRRREGENRNKRPLSGQPS, encoded by the coding sequence ATGGTGCCTTTCCTGGAGGATAAAGTAGGCAAGTGGTGGGAAGCAATCTCGCCAGCCATGACAGCTGCAGGGCCAATCACGTGTCAACGTTTTAAAGAAGCTTTCCTGAAACTGTACTATCCAGCCGAGGTCAGACTGCAGAAACTAAGTGAGTTTGAAAATTTCAGTCAAGCTCCAGACATGTCAGTTGTAGAGTACACCTCCCAGTTCAATGCCCTTGGATCATATGCTCCGACAATCATGGCAGATGAAGTTCTGAAATTGCACCGCTTTAAGAAGGGGTTGAACAGCAGAATCCAATCAGCTCTAGCAGTCTACCAACCTGCCAACTTTTTAGACCTGATGGGCGCGGCTATCCGAGCCGAAGCTGACATTCGTCGAAGAGAAGGGGAAAACAGGAACAAGCGACCCCTTAGCGGCCAACCCTCTTAG